In Dehalogenimonas etheniformans, one genomic interval encodes:
- a CDS encoding MFS transporter: MASVTQAVSNSVQSIRKVIFASSAGTVIEWYDFYIFGSLSTVMASKFYHTGTDIGDLIAWLSTFAIGFMVRPFGALFFGRIGDLVGRKFTYLLTITIMAGSTMGVGLLPTQETLGAFAGIILIALRILQGLALGGQYGGAATFVAEHAPHGKRGFYTSWIQTTATLGLFLSLGIILATRSIVGEADFSAWGWRIPFLFSVVLIFLSLWIRSSLKESPLFAQMKATKTVSKNPLKESFVNKFNRKWVLIALLGATMGQGVVWYTGQFYALFYLQKIFKVSLVDSNFIVGAAVLLATPLFIFFGWLSDRIGRKPIMLAGMLLAVLTYYPIYGAMAAFAPTDPGQHFMFAYQGYNQVALSFLVFIQVVYVTMVYGPIAAFLVELFPTKIRYTSMSLPYHIGNGVFGGLVPILGLAWINATGNNFAGLWWPMGIAAVCFVIGLIFVRETKDVDITDATTTFAHQAETAHTNQAKGVMPAASMPEK; the protein is encoded by the coding sequence ATGGCAAGCGTAACACAAGCTGTGTCGAACAGCGTCCAAAGCATCCGAAAAGTCATCTTCGCCTCATCCGCGGGCACGGTTATCGAATGGTACGATTTCTATATCTTTGGCAGCCTTTCAACGGTCATGGCTTCCAAGTTTTACCACACCGGGACTGACATTGGCGATCTTATCGCCTGGCTGTCCACCTTTGCCATCGGTTTCATGGTGCGTCCGTTCGGTGCTCTATTCTTCGGGCGCATCGGCGACCTGGTCGGCCGCAAATTTACCTATCTTCTGACTATCACTATCATGGCCGGCTCAACCATGGGCGTTGGTTTGCTACCTACTCAGGAAACCCTGGGGGCTTTCGCTGGCATTATTCTTATCGCTCTCCGGATTCTCCAAGGCCTGGCGCTAGGAGGCCAGTACGGCGGCGCCGCCACCTTTGTCGCAGAGCATGCCCCGCACGGTAAACGTGGTTTTTATACCTCATGGATCCAAACTACAGCTACATTAGGTTTGTTTCTATCCCTTGGAATTATCCTGGCTACTCGCAGCATCGTCGGCGAAGCGGACTTCTCCGCATGGGGCTGGCGTATTCCGTTCCTTTTCTCTGTTGTCCTGATTTTCCTGTCCCTCTGGATACGCTCTTCATTAAAAGAATCGCCGTTATTCGCCCAGATGAAGGCTACCAAAACAGTTTCGAAAAACCCGCTAAAAGAAAGCTTTGTAAACAAGTTCAATCGGAAATGGGTTCTCATTGCACTATTGGGCGCCACAATGGGACAGGGTGTCGTGTGGTATACCGGTCAGTTCTACGCTCTCTTCTACCTGCAGAAGATATTCAAGGTCAGCCTGGTTGATTCCAACTTCATAGTGGGTGCCGCTGTTCTTCTCGCCACCCCGCTCTTTATCTTCTTTGGCTGGCTTTCCGACCGTATCGGACGTAAACCGATCATGCTGGCCGGCATGCTGCTGGCAGTGTTGACCTACTACCCGATTTACGGCGCTATGGCCGCCTTTGCCCCAACCGATCCAGGGCAGCACTTTATGTTCGCCTATCAGGGTTACAATCAGGTGGCTTTGTCATTCCTGGTCTTCATCCAGGTTGTCTACGTGACAATGGTCTACGGTCCAATTGCCGCCTTCCTGGTTGAACTTTTCCCGACAAAGATCCGCTACACGTCAATGTCATTGCCCTACCACATCGGCAACGGCGTGTTCGGCGGACTGGTACCGATCCTTGGTCTCGCATGGATCAATGCTACAGGCAATAACTTTGCCGGACTGTGGTGGCCGATGGGGATTGCCGCTGTATGTTTTGTGATAGGCTTAATCTTCGTTCGTGAAACAAAAGACGTTGATATCACTGATGCAACTACTACCTTTGCGCATCAGGCGGAAACGGCTCATACAAATCAAGCTAAAGGGGTTATGCCCGCCGCCTCGATGCCTGAGAAATAA
- a CDS encoding DMT family transporter — protein MKLSTGVDKRALLAIGIVTILWASSFAGIRAGLQAFTPGALVLFRFLIASATLLAWVLLRQRIRLPKTADLPWILLGGVVGITAYHIFLAYGEQTVTAASASFIIGAVPIFTAILATLTLKERLGIRQWLGIGASFGGIGLISFGESGHLKLESGALIILMAALFTSVYFIIQKRLLKSYTPLEITCYAFWAGTIGMLVFLPNLISELPKAALGPTMAVVYLGVFPAAIAYVVWNFVFSRTTASIATSFMYLNPIVATMIAWFWLGEVPSALAGIGGLIALGGVIVTSKSVR, from the coding sequence TTGAAACTCTCAACCGGCGTGGATAAGCGCGCTCTGTTAGCTATTGGAATTGTCACCATTCTCTGGGCATCATCCTTTGCTGGCATTAGAGCCGGCTTGCAGGCGTTTACCCCGGGAGCGCTTGTCCTTTTCCGGTTTTTGATAGCCTCTGCGACATTGCTTGCCTGGGTCCTTCTACGACAGCGGATTCGATTACCGAAAACGGCAGACCTGCCGTGGATCCTCCTCGGAGGCGTTGTAGGCATCACCGCTTACCATATCTTTCTGGCTTATGGTGAGCAGACGGTGACTGCCGCATCAGCGAGTTTCATTATCGGCGCCGTACCGATTTTCACCGCAATCTTGGCTACGTTGACTCTGAAAGAACGCCTGGGCATAAGGCAATGGCTCGGTATCGGGGCTAGTTTCGGAGGTATCGGCCTCATCTCGTTCGGTGAGTCCGGACACCTGAAACTCGAGAGCGGCGCGCTGATAATCCTGATGGCTGCCCTTTTTACTTCAGTGTATTTCATAATCCAAAAGCGTCTTTTAAAGAGTTACACGCCGTTGGAGATCACCTGCTACGCTTTTTGGGCGGGAACGATCGGCATGCTGGTTTTCCTGCCCAATCTCATCTCTGAATTGCCGAAGGCGGCTCTCGGTCCGACTATGGCGGTCGTTTACTTGGGCGTCTTCCCTGCGGCTATTGCCTATGTTGTTTGGAATTTTGTTTTTTCCCGGACTACGGCATCAATTGCTACAAGTTTTATGTACCTGAACCCCATCGTGGCCACGATGATCGCCTGGTTTTGGCTGGGAGAAGTCCCCTCAGCTCTGGCCGGAATCGGCGGACTCATCGCTCTGGGCGGCGTTATCGTAACATCGAAGAGCGTGCGTTAG
- the recN gene encoding DNA repair protein RecN encodes MLVRLLVRNFGIIDEIDWSPGETLNIITGETGAGKSLVIDAISALLSGKLDETAIRFGATECRVEGTFDLSARSDVLDSLRGQGIDIEDCTMTMSLSLKRGSRPTIRLNGMTVQRSFMREIGQKLVEIHGQSQHLSLLNPSSHLDYLDSYVGTLSMRHDFSQTAKTLSDLNSEIENIRAREADMSRQQDFLSFQYREIERAALAENEDVSLEEERRILTSAEKLKDLAQEAEYILDGEGIEPPVTHSLSKAAGTIEKLAAIDNRVKAQAEVVRNALFELTEVAREVRSYVMRVDADPSRLEEVETRIGLIRDLKRKYGGSISAILEYAQKTQQELEAFSCLDDRKIALAKESETTRQALAKLGATLTERRQAAAVKLDQAVNLELDELGMANARFRVSIQNEESTDGLTLLDSRKVKYDLTGTDKVEFLVSTNPGEPFLPLVKIASTGELSRFTLAIKTSLAAADRVPVLIFDEIDIGVGGRSGVVIGRKLSKLSLSHQVICITHLPQIACYGSRHFNVSKVLDEDRMTSALSELSEDGLLAELASMISGQNSRAAADTARELFEKAAAFNASLRN; translated from the coding sequence TTGCTAGTACGTCTGCTAGTTAGAAATTTCGGCATAATCGATGAGATCGACTGGTCGCCGGGTGAAACTTTAAACATCATCACCGGTGAAACCGGTGCCGGCAAATCCCTGGTGATCGATGCCATTTCAGCCCTGCTTTCAGGGAAACTGGACGAAACCGCCATCCGCTTTGGAGCGACGGAATGCCGGGTCGAAGGGACTTTTGATCTTTCCGCCCGAAGTGACGTGTTGGACAGTCTACGCGGGCAAGGGATTGACATAGAAGATTGCACCATGACCATGTCCCTATCGTTGAAACGGGGCAGCCGACCGACGATTCGACTAAACGGCATGACGGTTCAGCGCTCTTTCATGCGGGAAATCGGGCAGAAACTGGTCGAGATCCACGGGCAGAGCCAACACTTGTCACTGCTGAATCCATCAAGCCACCTGGATTATCTTGATAGTTATGTCGGGACGTTGAGCATGAGACATGATTTTTCACAGACCGCAAAAACGCTTTCTGACCTGAACAGTGAAATCGAAAACATAAGAGCCCGGGAAGCCGACATGTCCAGGCAGCAGGATTTCCTTTCATTCCAATACCGGGAGATCGAACGGGCAGCATTGGCCGAAAATGAAGATGTAAGCCTTGAGGAAGAACGCAGGATTCTCACCTCAGCCGAGAAACTCAAGGACCTGGCCCAGGAAGCGGAATATATTCTGGATGGAGAGGGTATCGAGCCCCCGGTAACACACAGTCTTTCTAAAGCAGCCGGAACGATTGAAAAACTGGCGGCGATAGACAATCGGGTGAAAGCTCAAGCCGAAGTTGTCAGGAATGCCCTCTTCGAATTAACCGAGGTAGCAAGAGAAGTTCGTTCTTACGTCATGCGGGTGGATGCCGACCCTTCGCGACTGGAAGAAGTCGAAACCCGGATCGGGCTTATTCGAGACCTGAAACGAAAATACGGCGGTAGCATCTCTGCCATTCTGGAGTACGCACAAAAAACACAGCAGGAACTTGAAGCTTTCTCTTGTCTGGATGACCGGAAGATCGCTCTTGCGAAAGAGAGCGAAACCACCCGTCAGGCTCTGGCCAAGCTTGGAGCTACCCTGACGGAGAGAAGGCAAGCCGCTGCTGTTAAGCTGGACCAGGCCGTTAATCTCGAATTGGATGAATTGGGTATGGCGAATGCCCGATTCCGTGTCTCGATACAGAACGAAGAGTCGACGGATGGTTTGACCCTACTCGATTCGCGCAAAGTCAAATACGACCTAACAGGTACTGACAAAGTTGAATTTCTCGTTTCCACCAACCCGGGAGAACCCTTCCTGCCCCTTGTAAAAATCGCCTCTACCGGAGAGTTGTCCCGCTTCACCCTGGCTATAAAAACGTCATTAGCAGCGGCGGATAGGGTTCCAGTGCTCATTTTCGATGAGATCGATATCGGAGTCGGCGGGAGATCCGGCGTGGTTATCGGCCGCAAATTATCAAAACTTTCTCTATCACATCAGGTGATCTGTATCACTCATCTACCCCAGATAGCCTGTTACGGGTCCCGCCATTTTAACGTCAGCAAAGTCCTTGACGAGGACCGCATGACCAGTGCCCTGTCTGAATTATCGGAGGATGGCTTGTTGGCCGAATTAGCTTCCATGATTTCTGGCCAGAACAGCCGCGCAGCCGCTGATACTGCCCGGGAATTATTTGAAAAAGCAGCGGCTTTCAATGCCTCATTAAGGAATTGA
- a CDS encoding ribonuclease H-like domain-containing protein, with protein MDQAMTEKCEAYLDIETTGLSPEYCPITVIGIHRCNGNSEEFIQLVGDRITPESLLQALDGVETVYTFNGERFDLPYIKTRLGVDLVEEGFAHCDLMHRCHRKGLRGGLKKIEVMLGIGRNLPGVNGYHAVRLWWQYVNNYDEEALKSLLEYNKEDTINLKTLRELIA; from the coding sequence ATGGATCAAGCCATGACCGAAAAATGTGAAGCCTATCTCGATATCGAGACCACCGGACTATCTCCGGAATACTGCCCTATCACTGTAATCGGCATTCACCGCTGCAATGGCAACTCCGAGGAATTCATTCAGCTGGTGGGTGATCGCATTACGCCCGAAAGTTTGCTGCAAGCCCTGGATGGTGTTGAAACCGTTTACACCTTCAATGGAGAACGGTTTGACCTCCCCTACATTAAGACCCGCTTGGGCGTCGACCTGGTAGAAGAAGGTTTTGCCCATTGCGATCTGATGCACCGTTGTCACCGAAAAGGTCTTCGAGGTGGTTTGAAAAAAATTGAGGTTATGCTTGGCATAGGTCGCAATTTGCCGGGAGTCAATGGTTATCATGCTGTAAGGTTGTGGTGGCAATACGTCAACAATTATGACGAAGAGGCTTTGAAAAGCCTTCTGGAATACAATAAGGAAGACACCATCAACCTTAAAACGCTTCGGGAACTTATTGCATAG
- a CDS encoding DUF5343 domain-containing protein yields the protein MTTSNSKTLPPYVSYRTFWNFLDGLQAAVPARIDRSFWGDKLSGSTGGQLIGALKYLKMIDGNGVPTLRLKQIILTKGVQRSNLLKQLTQEAYPFFLMELEPANATYAQMEEKLKEHFQIAADVGRKCIKFYIGLAQDGGISLSPFVTRKSKAFHTTTSSRKSRRNLPRGNDTVVEQNPDPPTPSNEQLAFPPSPPVQSLGQMLMSKFPDFDPTWTDEVKLRWFQAFDELIQKFPGIKR from the coding sequence ATGACGACTTCTAATTCCAAAACGCTACCGCCGTATGTGTCCTACCGGACATTCTGGAATTTTTTGGACGGACTTCAGGCCGCGGTTCCAGCCCGCATCGACAGGAGTTTTTGGGGCGATAAACTTTCCGGATCTACCGGCGGCCAATTGATCGGAGCCCTGAAATACCTAAAAATGATCGACGGGAACGGAGTCCCTACTCTCAGGCTGAAACAGATAATTCTAACAAAGGGCGTTCAGAGGTCTAATCTACTTAAACAGCTTACGCAAGAGGCGTATCCTTTTTTCTTAATGGAACTCGAACCGGCGAACGCAACCTACGCCCAAATGGAAGAAAAACTTAAGGAGCATTTCCAGATTGCCGCTGACGTCGGCCGCAAATGCATCAAATTCTACATCGGGCTGGCGCAGGACGGCGGCATATCTCTATCGCCATTCGTAACCCGCAAGTCCAAAGCGTTTCATACCACGACTTCCAGCCGTAAATCCCGGCGCAACCTGCCAAGAGGCAACGACACAGTCGTGGAACAAAATCCCGATCCCCCCACACCATCAAACGAACAACTGGCTTTTCCCCCCAGCCCCCCGGTGCAATCGCTCGGCCAGATGCTGATGTCCAAATTCCCTGATTTCGATCCCACCTGGACCGATGAAGTCAAACTTCGTTGGTTTCAGGCATTCGATGAACTGATCCAAAAATTCCCCGGCATCAAGCGCTGA
- the ftsA gene encoding cell division protein FtsA: MKKRLAAIDVGTTKICTIMGDADDSGIRIMGVGTVPSLGLQKGMVVNLNEARDAIKRSVVMAEQSAGYRIESAVINITGRHIHSSNNRGVIAISRKDEIIRQADVNRALEVAKNTAIPADRRLLHLLPLDFTVDGQEGVKSPVGMHGFKLEVETHMVTASATAVENLGKCVKAAGIEIDEMVFSPLACAEAVLSADELQDGVILADIGGGTTDIAVFKEGKPVHTSVLPVAGYQITHDISVGLGVSWELAEEIKMRYGNVYPFDEKASDQEVTEGGHTFPLSQVSEIIRSRVEEMVRLALLEVPGEDYQSLLRGGVVLTGGTCNLPGISELGAEVAHLPVRIGMPPAMYGVSEKLSDPSFATSLGLIMWKARSRNEMQAPPSTSPSEGGGLFGLFKRK, from the coding sequence ATGAAAAAAAGACTTGCTGCCATTGACGTCGGTACAACTAAGATCTGTACCATTATGGGCGATGCCGATGATTCCGGTATCCGTATCATGGGTGTAGGTACCGTCCCGTCGCTTGGCTTACAAAAAGGCATGGTCGTTAACCTGAACGAAGCCAGGGATGCCATCAAGCGCTCCGTGGTCATGGCTGAGCAATCGGCCGGATACAGAATCGAATCCGCGGTAATCAACATCACCGGCAGGCACATCCATTCCTCTAACAACCGCGGGGTCATCGCCATCTCTCGTAAAGATGAAATCATTCGCCAGGCTGATGTCAACCGCGCCCTGGAAGTAGCTAAAAACACAGCGATCCCGGCTGACCGCCGCTTGCTTCATCTCCTGCCGCTCGACTTCACTGTGGACGGCCAGGAAGGTGTGAAGAGCCCGGTCGGCATGCACGGTTTCAAATTGGAAGTAGAAACCCATATGGTCACCGCTTCTGCCACCGCGGTAGAAAACCTGGGTAAATGTGTCAAAGCCGCCGGCATCGAGATCGACGAGATGGTCTTCAGCCCTCTCGCCTGCGCCGAAGCGGTCCTTTCCGCGGATGAACTCCAGGACGGGGTCATTCTAGCCGATATCGGCGGCGGCACTACCGACATCGCCGTTTTCAAAGAAGGCAAACCCGTTCACACATCGGTCTTGCCGGTAGCCGGCTATCAGATTACTCATGATATCTCGGTCGGCCTTGGCGTCAGTTGGGAATTGGCCGAGGAGATCAAGATGCGCTACGGCAATGTCTACCCGTTTGACGAAAAAGCTTCCGATCAGGAAGTGACCGAAGGTGGACATACGTTCCCGTTGTCTCAGGTAAGCGAAATCATCCGTTCACGCGTTGAGGAAATGGTTCGTCTAGCCCTCCTCGAAGTACCCGGCGAGGATTACCAGAGCCTGCTGCGAGGTGGCGTGGTCCTCACCGGCGGCACCTGTAACCTTCCCGGTATCTCCGAACTCGGAGCCGAGGTGGCCCATCTGCCGGTCCGCATCGGCATGCCTCCAGCCATGTATGGTGTGTCCGAGAAACTGAGCGATCCTTCGTTCGCTACCAGCCTTGGGCTCATTATGTGGAAGGCCAGGAGCCGGAACGAAATGCAGGCGCCCCCGAGCACCTCACCGTCCGAAGGCGGCGGGTTGTTCGGTCTGTTCAAGAGAAAATAA
- the ftsZ gene encoding cell division protein FtsZ encodes MARTIYVPSGAKIKVIGCGGAGCNAITRMVREQIRGVEFIAMNTDAQALAITEAPLRIQLGEKCTRGLGAGGDNKMGRKAAEESREDILKVVEGSDMVFVTAGMGGGTGTGSAAVVAAAAKATGALTIGVVTKPFGFEGTHRMKVAEEGITELMPNVDTMILIPNDRLFEICDNKTGVDGAFRMADEVLHHGVQAIAEVITVPGIINLDYADVRAVMKDAGPAWMSIGHGKGNNRAAMAAKAALSSPLLDVSVDGSTGCIFNVVGPENLTLFEVNEAADVIRQAVDPEANVIFGVGTDESLRDEVRLTLIATGFADKNTSVGSRDKEITRLLRNIKTEKELEIPAFLRQRGLAGVRRPEPARSTPTASYSSKRW; translated from the coding sequence ATGGCTAGAACGATTTATGTCCCAAGTGGCGCAAAAATCAAAGTAATAGGCTGCGGCGGTGCCGGTTGTAACGCTATCACCCGGATGGTCCGCGAGCAGATTCGTGGCGTTGAATTCATCGCCATGAACACGGATGCCCAAGCTCTGGCGATCACCGAAGCCCCCCTCCGCATTCAGCTGGGTGAGAAATGCACCCGCGGTCTGGGCGCCGGCGGCGACAATAAGATGGGCCGCAAGGCCGCGGAAGAAAGCCGCGAAGATATTTTGAAGGTTGTCGAAGGTTCCGACATGGTTTTCGTAACCGCCGGTATGGGCGGCGGCACAGGCACCGGTTCTGCGGCAGTCGTAGCCGCTGCGGCCAAGGCCACCGGCGCTCTCACCATCGGCGTAGTCACCAAGCCCTTCGGCTTTGAAGGCACTCACCGCATGAAGGTCGCCGAAGAAGGTATCACCGAGCTCATGCCCAATGTCGATACCATGATCCTGATCCCGAATGACAGATTGTTCGAAATTTGCGATAACAAGACCGGCGTTGACGGCGCCTTCCGCATGGCTGATGAAGTCCTGCATCACGGCGTCCAGGCCATCGCCGAAGTCATCACCGTCCCCGGCATCATCAACCTGGACTACGCTGACGTCCGCGCCGTAATGAAAGACGCCGGCCCGGCCTGGATGAGCATCGGTCATGGCAAGGGCAACAACCGCGCTGCCATGGCGGCCAAGGCTGCTCTTAGCAGCCCTCTCTTGGATGTATCTGTTGATGGTTCCACCGGCTGTATCTTCAATGTGGTCGGCCCGGAGAACCTGACCCTCTTCGAAGTCAATGAAGCTGCCGACGTAATCCGTCAGGCTGTCGATCCCGAAGCCAACGTCATCTTCGGCGTCGGCACCGATGAGAGCCTCAGGGATGAGGTCAGGCTCACCCTTATCGCCACCGGCTTTGCCGACAAGAACACGTCCGTTGGCTCCCGCGACAAAGAGATCACTCGTTTACTGCGCAACATCAAGACCGAAAAGGAACTCGAAATCCCGGCTTTCCTGCGGCAGCGAGGGCTCGCTGGCGTCCGCCGGCCAGAACCGGCCCGCTCGACCCCGACCGCTTCATATAGTTCCAAAAGGTGGTAG
- the hemW gene encoding radical SAM family heme chaperone HemW: MPELSLYIHVPFCLKKCSYCSFVSFSDRARDKQKYVQALIGEITLGQREGAAVSTVYLGGGTPSLLSDRQIGSILEGIHNHYVVDTDAEVTLEANPGTVDEAYLQSMRKLGINRLSLGIQSLSEKELAFLGRCHTVEESRRAVIEARQAGFDNLSLDFIYGLPNRKSCHWETMLNEIIDLGAEHLSFYGLTLEPDTPLGKMVASNKTPSPDADQAAEEYEIASRKLMEAGYRHYEISNWAKPGFESRHNTVYWQRGQYLGIGVAAHSFLDGSRFSNTVNLDEYFMKIKKGQLPREDLEPISPELALSETIFLGLRLEEGISMSDIGHQFSIDLSSRFSAEIAELSGLGLVEVSADRLKLTPRGRLLGNEVFLRFLPS; this comes from the coding sequence ATGCCGGAATTATCCCTGTATATTCACGTTCCCTTCTGCCTGAAGAAATGCAGCTACTGTTCATTCGTTTCATTTTCCGACCGGGCTCGGGATAAACAAAAATATGTTCAGGCTTTGATCGGAGAAATCACACTCGGCCAACGGGAGGGAGCCGCTGTAAGTACCGTGTACCTTGGTGGCGGTACTCCCAGCCTGCTGTCCGATCGCCAAATCGGTTCGATTCTGGAAGGAATTCATAATCATTACGTCGTCGATACTGATGCTGAAGTCACCCTGGAGGCTAACCCGGGCACGGTGGACGAGGCATACCTACAATCCATGCGAAAATTGGGTATCAATCGTCTGAGTCTGGGGATTCAAAGCCTGAGTGAAAAAGAATTGGCCTTTCTGGGCCGATGCCACACTGTGGAAGAATCTCGGCGTGCGGTAATTGAGGCGCGCCAGGCTGGTTTTGACAACCTGAGTTTGGATTTCATCTACGGCCTGCCAAATAGAAAATCCTGCCATTGGGAAACGATGCTTAATGAGATCATCGATCTCGGCGCAGAACACCTTTCCTTCTACGGCCTGACACTCGAGCCCGATACGCCGCTCGGCAAGATGGTCGCAAGTAATAAGACGCCGTCCCCTGATGCAGATCAGGCTGCCGAGGAATATGAAATCGCATCCCGAAAACTTATGGAGGCGGGTTATCGCCATTATGAGATTTCGAATTGGGCAAAGCCGGGGTTCGAAAGCCGCCACAATACTGTTTATTGGCAGCGCGGCCAATATCTTGGTATCGGGGTTGCAGCCCATTCGTTTTTGGACGGATCTCGTTTCTCCAACACCGTGAATCTTGATGAATATTTCATGAAGATCAAAAAAGGTCAATTACCCCGGGAAGACCTCGAGCCCATAAGCCCGGAACTTGCGTTGTCGGAAACCATCTTCCTGGGACTTCGCCTGGAAGAGGGAATCTCGATGAGTGACATCGGACATCAATTTAGTATAGACTTATCCAGCCGATTTTCCGCCGAGATAGCAGAGCTTTCGGGGCTGGGACTGGTTGAGGTGTCTGCTGATCGGCTGAAACTAACCCCCCGGGGGCGACTCCTGGGTAATGAGGTCTTTCTTCGCTTCCTACCGTCTTAG
- the lepA gene encoding translation elongation factor 4, translated as MEQCFIRNFCIIAHIDHGKSTLADRLIESTGAMRREEMSEQVMDRMELERERGITIKAKAIRLKYISANGQEYLLNLIDTPGHVDFSYEVSRTLAACEGAVLLVDVTQGIQAQTLANVYLAMEHNLEVIPALNKVDLPSGEPERVMSEVKSVLGYSETETLKISGKTGQGVPELLEAIVARVPPPSGSPDSPLRALIFDSHYDPYKGVIAYLRVTDGNIRRGDKLKLMGQGTTLEVLEVGYFDPAEHPVDSLSSGEVGYIATGLKTVGDCSVGDTVTSLANPAVEPLVGYRPAKPMVFAGIYPTTASDYQELREAMEKLKLNDASLSYEMENSPLLGHGFRCGFLGLLHMDIVYERLEREFGLSLVVTAPGVSYVITKTNGEVVTVINPSELPMPTEIAGMEEPWVKVRILTPSKYIGPIMELEQASGGVHRHTEFLGSASGTEGAQRVQLDYDMPLRSMLTTFYDQLKSRSNGYASLDYELEGYREAQLARIDVLVNNTLVDAFSRIVPPEQAHDVGKALVQKLKEAIPRQLFAVPIQAAIGGRIVARADIPARRKDVLAKCYGGDITRKRKLLEKQKEGKKKMKSIGQVEVPKEAFLSVLKTEF; from the coding sequence ATGGAACAATGCTTCATTCGTAATTTTTGCATCATCGCCCATATCGACCACGGCAAGTCGACGCTCGCCGATCGGCTCATCGAAAGCACCGGCGCCATGCGGCGGGAAGAGATGAGCGAGCAGGTCATGGACCGGATGGAACTTGAACGGGAACGCGGCATCACAATCAAGGCCAAGGCCATCCGGCTCAAATATATATCAGCGAATGGGCAGGAATATCTGCTTAATCTTATCGATACACCCGGACATGTCGATTTTTCCTACGAAGTATCTCGTACCCTTGCCGCCTGCGAAGGGGCGGTGCTCCTTGTTGACGTTACCCAGGGTATTCAGGCCCAAACCCTGGCCAATGTGTATCTCGCCATGGAGCACAACCTGGAGGTCATTCCGGCGTTAAATAAGGTCGATCTTCCCAGCGGTGAACCGGAACGGGTTATGTCAGAAGTGAAGAGCGTCCTAGGATACTCTGAGACCGAAACGCTTAAGATTTCAGGTAAGACCGGTCAGGGTGTCCCCGAGCTCCTGGAAGCAATTGTGGCTCGGGTGCCTCCACCAAGCGGAAGCCCTGACAGTCCTCTCCGGGCTCTTATATTCGATTCCCATTATGATCCCTACAAGGGCGTTATTGCTTATCTCCGCGTCACCGACGGAAATATCAGGAGAGGCGACAAATTAAAACTCATGGGACAGGGCACCACTCTCGAGGTGTTGGAGGTCGGCTATTTCGATCCGGCGGAACACCCAGTCGATTCATTGTCTTCCGGCGAGGTCGGTTACATAGCTACGGGCCTTAAAACGGTCGGCGATTGTTCTGTCGGAGACACGGTTACTTCCCTCGCCAACCCCGCTGTCGAACCCCTAGTCGGTTACCGGCCTGCCAAACCAATGGTGTTCGCCGGCATTTACCCGACCACGGCTTCCGACTACCAGGAACTGCGGGAAGCCATGGAAAAACTCAAGTTGAACGATGCCTCCCTTTCATATGAAATGGAAAATTCCCCGCTATTGGGTCATGGTTTTCGTTGCGGCTTTCTCGGCCTGCTCCACATGGACATTGTTTACGAACGGCTCGAGCGGGAGTTCGGGTTATCGCTGGTCGTCACCGCGCCGGGGGTGAGCTACGTCATCACCAAGACCAACGGTGAAGTCGTTACTGTGATCAATCCTTCCGAACTGCCTATGCCCACGGAAATTGCCGGTATGGAAGAACCCTGGGTTAAAGTGCGGATTCTTACGCCTTCCAAATACATCGGCCCGATCATGGAACTTGAGCAGGCTAGCGGCGGCGTCCACCGCCACACCGAGTTTTTGGGGTCAGCTTCGGGTACCGAAGGTGCCCAGAGGGTGCAACTGGATTACGATATGCCGCTCCGGTCGATGCTGACCACTTTTTACGACCAGCTAAAAAGCAGATCCAACGGCTACGCCTCTCTCGATTACGAATTAGAGGGCTACCGCGAGGCTCAACTTGCCAGGATCGATGTGCTGGTGAATAACACGTTGGTTGACGCTTTCAGCCGCATCGTTCCGCCGGAACAGGCTCACGATGTGGGTAAAGCGCTGGTCCAAAAGTTGAAAGAGGCTATTCCCCGGCAGCTTTTTGCCGTCCCCATACAGGCGGCTATAGGCGGCCGCATCGTTGCCCGAGCTGATATCCCCGCCCGCCGTAAAGATGTCCTTGCCAAATGCTACGGAGGCGATATTACACGTAAACGGAAACTTCTGGAGAAACAGAAGGAAGGCAAGAAGAAAATGAAGTCTATCGGCCAGGTAGAAGTGCCCAAGGAAGCCTTTCTTTCTGTGCTCAAAACGGAATTCTAA